Proteins encoded by one window of Antechinus flavipes isolate AdamAnt ecotype Samford, QLD, Australia chromosome 4, AdamAnt_v2, whole genome shotgun sequence:
- the LOC127562427 gene encoding ubiquitin-conjugating enzyme E2 D3-like: MALKRINKNDSPYQGGVFFLTIHFPTDYPFKPPKVAFTTRIYHPNINSNGSICLDILRSQWSPALTISKVLLSICSLLCDPNPDDPLVPEIARIYKTDRDKYNRISREWTQKYAM; the protein is encoded by the coding sequence ATGGCGCTGAAACGGATTAATAAGAATGACAGCCCATATCAAGGCGGTGTATTCTTTTTGACAATTCATTTCCCTACAGACTACCCCTTCAAACCACCTAAGGTTGCATTTACAACAAGAATTTATCATCCAAACATTAACAGTAATGGCAGCATTTGTCTCGATATTCTAAGATCACAGTGGTCTCCTGCTTTAactatttctaaagttcttttatCCATTTGTTCACTGCTATGTGATCCAAACCCAGATGACCCCTTAGTGCCAGAGATTGCACGGATCTAtaaaacagacagagacaagtACAACAGAATATCTCGAGAATGGACTCAGAAGTATGCCATGTGA